The Coturnix japonica isolate 7356 chromosome 8, Coturnix japonica 2.1, whole genome shotgun sequence sequence tctgcacagctttaAAAAGAGCTGACTCCATTACGTGTGATGGCAGGTCTTTCGAATGTTCTAGCAGTGTTTTGAAGATGGATGGGTGCTTGCTGTTAAAGGCTCTTTCGGCCACGCTGGAATCAACGCTGGCTCCAGCTTCCAAGAGaacttctgcagtgttttcaaagcCCTGAGAAACAGCATAACTGAGAGCAGTCTGTCCTCTCTCATCCTTCCCATCAGCGGAGGCACCacactttaaaagcatttttgccAGACTGCTTTCATCTTTAAGAGCTGCCATGTGCAGAAAATGGTGCTGGTTCCCGTTGCTTCTCGCTTCTTTTCTCAGGAACATCTTCACTATGTGACTGTGGTTATTCTGTGCAGCCAGATGAAGTGGTGTCTTGCCTTCTTTATCCAAACTGTACATGTGAGCACCACGGTGGAGAAGCGCTTTGGCTGCATCACCATGGCCTTTCTCAGCAGCCCTGTGCAGAGGTGTTCTCCCTTTCTGGTCCATCACATCCAGCTTGGCACCTTTGCTGATCAAATATTCCATTACGTTTAGATGCCCCTGAGAGGCTGCAACATGCAGAAGGGTTTCACCTGAAGAGTTTAGTGCATTAATATCGTtatctttcagtgctttctctaAGTCTGAAATACAGCCCTTAGCAGCTGCGTCAAAGATGCCAATATCTGAATGACGTTCTCTAGGTTTTGCTGCTCCTGAAAGCagagtttcttttcctttcttcttagtAGCCCCttcttgtcttttccttctaGGACTCCCTCTTTCTTCTTGGTACTGTTCATAGCTCTTTTCAAACCAAACTTTGTCTCTTTCAAGTAAATATCCTATCAGTTGTCTTCTGGCATCTCTGACCCTTTCATTTACTTCGTTGACATATTTTCTCATCTCATTATAAAGTTTTGGCTCCACTTGCTTTAAACACGGGTAGAAAAAGAGCCTGCAGGCTCGTTCACCTTGGGAAATGAGGATGTCCACAACACGAGAGTTCTTTCCTGTTCGCGTCCTGTAGAAGCTCATAACCATCCTtttttctgggggaaaaatgCCATTGTCTATGAGGCAGCTCAGAAGGCGGTCGGGGTCATTAATGCCTTCTATTAGCTCTTCTCTTTTAGTTCTTAGGACTTCTATTGCATATGGGTTGGTAAATAGGCTGCTGGAATGCATGCTCACCTTGATAAGCAAGAAGAGAACGGAACTATTGTTTAACATCAAAAGTGAAATACGAAGTACCGAAGTTGGATCACATCACTGCCTGTATTCTTATTGATAGAACTCTCAATCAGCAATCACTGTAGTTCAATAATCCATCTTTaaagagtgagaaagaaatcaaaactcACCTTCAGTTCTGGTAGAAGTCCCTCGATGTTCTCTACTCTTCCTTAGCAACAAGTGAGGctcaataacaaaacaaaaaccagcgATATGTAAAGACATTCCAGTTGGAAGATTTCTAGactttttaatgcaaagttgtggagaggaaaaaaatgcttttgtgaagCTGATATTTGAATAGCAGTATCGGTTCATCAGGTTCCTTTGGGCCAAGCTGTTCTTTGTGGGTTCCCAGTTGTCCAGGCTTTTAGACCTGACAAGAGAAAATGCACAGCGTGGTTACTGTTGCCGTGTTTGCATACTTGTGTGGTGTGAAATGAAGGAGTACCCTTTGCCAGAGCTGTAGGTGAAAACTATGTcatgtaatgaaataaaaccatgaAGATCCAGATAAAAATGAACTGTACAGGGCAGCTGACTGTAAAAAGTGTTCCAGGCTTTGCACGATGAGTTACAACTTCACTCTGTGAGCTGTATTTAACTTTAAGGCTGTCATTCTTGTGTCTGCTGTCTGTCCAGGGCATAATAATATTCCATGAGGTGGATCAAGGTGTGTACAAAACTTTTAGAGTATAATTAAATGAGACTTCCAATCTGTATGTGTAGGTTTCAGTGTGAGTGTAGAACCTTTGAATCTagctgaaattaatttattggTCTCAAAATTCCTCACGGGGAGGAGGAAATATAATAATAACCGCCTATTTGGAATGCaattgagagagaaaatgagctgGAAGTTCTGCAAGAGCTGAGTGCTTGGGACTGGATGCCCTTTAAGgtccctccaacccaaaccacacTAGGAAAATGAGCTGATAGATTCAACTTATTTCAGCAAATCAGACATTTTGCCTCTGTGTCTTTCTTCCCTGCCTTTCCTATTGCATCCTGCTACCTCtgcctgtattttctttaagagCAGGCACAGTGTGACTGATGAGATCTGTAAATTTTTATGAGTTGACTTTATAAGCTGCACTTCAAAACTTCTTCTATTTCATACGCCAGATTGCAAAacttattctattttttttttctttttatgagaAAGATTTATAGAAGAAATAACCAGGAAAGGCAGGACTTTTAATATAAGTTTTGAAAGGCAGCCAGTTACCGAGTCAGCAAATTGAACGGCCAGTTTAAAAGCCCAATAATTCCTCTGAAATGCAAAGAGGGGCGCTGCCCCAGGGATGGCTGAACTTTTGTCATGTAGTTAATCATTGTTAGCACATAACATGGAAAAGCGTGGTCTGAGCTGTGTTCCTAAATCTGCTAATGACTCAGTCTGTGATCTGCAAATTATTTAGTCTCCAGATCTGACTCATCAAAGCACTTCAGATATATCCATGTCTTAAGTAATAAGCCTCACTTAAAGTTTGCTCGGACTTTTTATGTCTTCATTGTTATTGTTCTGATGCAAAATAGAGGTAGCGATGCTCGATGGCACTCATAGGTAAGTTTTGAGTTCTATCGATGTAGAGCGGTGAGTGCTAAGCAGTATCTCTAATAAAGccagcacacaaaaaaaatctgtaactcctgaaaaagaattaaaggcATCAACTGTGATATTCCTTAAGAATCAATTCGTATGGCAGTAATATCCTCATGTGCAGGAACTGTGCTAATAAAGCAGCGGGCATTAGAGGTGCAGTACCACTAACCGGCCATGGGGAGGGACAGCGGAGCGCTGTGTGTGTGCGACGTCTATTTAGAGCCAGTGTGAGACTCTGCTTTTAGAGCACAGAATGCAGCCAATTACTACGCAAATCAGAGTCTTCAAGTCGTAATTATGgatatgttttttaaaagctctttgtGTGGAGGTGACACGAGGAAATTCCCTGTTAAAACAAGGATCACGTTGATGTCTGAGAGGcatgaggtttttttccttgtgaagtACTTCATGggtcagttttctttttgctggcaTCTTTAGCTCTGCATATCCAAGGGCTGTTCCTCTATTctaaaaacaagaggaaatgatgaacattgcttctgtcttcttctTAATACAGAACATTTTAGGGTCTTTATATTCAGAATCATGGGGACATAGCAGATGAGCATATATGGATTgagaaaactttattttactCCAGAAGAACATGGAATAAAACTCACATTGGTACTGATGCAGGTTCTGCTTCCTCAGTGTCATTGGGAAGCTCCATGCTGTAGGTATGCTGCTTGTATTTTGATTGTGTGCTGTAGAGatccctgcagtgagcaggggaGAGAAGTGCTGAAATCCTTTGCATAACACATTCAAGCTTTCGTGTCATTgtcaaatgcagaaataatgcTCTGTGAGTATATGGCTACATAGAAAACCCATCGTTTAAATAGATCTACGCATACTTTGTGGGAGGATGCCAGCTGAGAACAACGTGATTGTTTAAAGCAGGCCTGAAAAAGAGCAGGTGATGCCACTGATAGGAAAGATCTGCAGTGATGTCTCTGCTGGGTGCATTTCCATTGGGGAGCATCAAATACCTGCTTTAACcctgctgtggctgctctgaGCAACGCGGCTCAAGCCACTTTGTTCATACCCGGAGTCTCAGGTCTGCTGCTTCCATGTGTCCTTGAGCAAATCACTTCATCTCTGCTCCCTGTTTACACAAGCATTAAAATAGGaaatttttttctccctcacagACATGTCCTGTGTGTTTATTAACGGTGGTTCAGCGCTTTGAAGTTATGGAGGGCTTTGAAGTTTTGGTCCTTTGAAGTATTGTTTTCTGACTTCTCAAAGATGAACgtttatttcttaaattaacACGTGCCTGTGTTTTCCAGCTTATTTTATATTGCTATGTCATCATCAAGcatacatttaattttctttattttaatttctcaaaGATGAAAGCAACCAAAAGTACACCTTGCGTATTGTTGGATTGCTACCTGGGATGCAGCAGCCTGGGCCTGAGGATCCTGCAGAGGTCAGCCTTTCCCCAGCCAGCACTGGCAGCCTGTCACTGCACTCATTGCCTTCTGCCGAAACCCAACGACTGCCAGTGACTGCTTGGATTCCCCAGGGCATTTTCTTGATAAAACGGATGGAAAGCCAAACATTAATATCATGGTTTCGCTCACCgtgatatttttatatttcccAACGTGGagtttgatttcatttaagACGGTTGTTTGCAGTAATGCCAGCTGCTTATTGGAAACATATCTTTTGCTGTAAAATAACCTGTTTCCAAGAGACAGTAAAGCCAACATCGTTATCTGAACACCGTGAGGGATAGGAAATATATCAGGGTAATCAAGGCATCATCACTAATAAACACGGCTCGGGaataaagctttgttttggaTAATCAGAAACGTAAGTGTGGCTGGTTGAGGTTGAACTATATTTAGGCATAGGcagacagagaagcagcagtgttAGAAGTATTTTTGGTGATGATTAGAGTGTACTTGACTTATTATAACACTGGAAGAGAAGTTGACTAGTCAGAATGTctgcaagagaaacaaagcttacttctttgttttgcataaAGAGTAACTGCAGTGAATTAGGGAAGTCCAAAGGGGAGCTCTGGCACTGAGCAACCTTGTTTGTGTTTAGTCAGGTTTTTGTCAAGAGTAGACTGGGAGACTTGGGGCCTTCCTGGTGCTGGGAAGTCTTTGCGCTGGCGGGGATTTAAAGAAGTGTTCCATAGGGCAGTGCCACAGAGCGGCACAGAGCACATGCATGTCAGCTGGGGCCTCCTGGAGGGAGGGGAAAGCTGATCCGTCCAGCCTCGTGTTTTGCACCTCAGCCTGGCACACTGGGCTCCCCTCTTATCTCCTGCGCAGCTCACACGCTGTCTGCCCATAGTGGCTCCTGCCGAGTCCCCTGTGCCAGGTCCTGTCCCTAAAGAGGTGCCTCGCAGAGAGCACGGCTCCCCTGCCTTGTCCAATAGTCATGGATGCCTCCAAGGTGCTAAATAATAATACAACAGCAGATATAATAACTTAATTCACAATACAAGGCACAAATGTTATCCTAACACTGTACTATTTCCTCAAGTGTAAACAGGTGAAGGTTGTGTTAAGTGCTGCGTCTCTGCAAtacaaaatgctctttttccaAAGATTCTTTTCTGCAGTTCCAGTCCTGGGGTGACTGTAAGAGAGCAGCACACATCAGTAATGTGCCTTTGATGGCTTTACATGCTGATAGGGCAGACTGTGTGTCCGGACTGAAACACAGACATGAGGCTTAATATGCATAAATCATCCAAAGTGAGAACTAGGATTGGCTT is a genomic window containing:
- the LOC107317687 gene encoding serine/threonine-protein phosphatase 6 regulatory ankyrin repeat subunit B-like, whose amino-acid sequence is MHSSSLFTNPYAIEVLRTKREELIEGINDPDRLLSCLIDNGIFPPEKRMVMSFYRTRTGKNSRVVDILISQGERACRLFFYPCLKQVEPKLYNEMRKYVNEVNERVRDARRQLIGYLLERDKVWFEKSYEQYQEERGSPRRKRQEGATKKKGKETLLSGAAKPRERHSDIGIFDAAAKGCISDLEKALKDNDINALNSSGETLLHVAASQGHLNVMEYLISKGAKLDVMDQKGRTPLHRAAEKGHGDAAKALLHRGAHMYSLDKEGKTPLHLAAQNNHSHIVKMFLRKEARSNGNQHHFLHMAALKDESSLAKMLLKCGASADGKDERGQTALSYAVSQGFENTAEVLLEAGASVDSSVAERAFNSKHPSIFKTLLEHSKDLPSHVMESALFKAVQKNLHGIVAALADRGTDINAYNEMKYTPLLLACETGKAECAEVLIEKGAHLGIKTPTSDTALHLAVRAGAASIANLLLHKGIEANVTNQADETPLHIAALHNHGALVGPLVGAGAKINAVTKEFVTPLHTASQRGNADVAKQLLQHKANVNAKDKQSKSPLHFASERGDKIMVEMLLNANADPNAQDKEKKTPLHAAALRGHLSIAQVLLAKKGRLGVKDMDGCTPVHYAAIKGNTELVKILLTSGKNKNIDDRNIWRKTALHIAAECGHSDLINLLLSYGAAINALDSNKDTPLHCACKAGHLNAVNSLLNWSQGEKANLQAANGLKKTPLQVAECNKTENQAQIVTVLKRKMLMTK